In Danaus plexippus chromosome 6, MEX_DaPlex, whole genome shotgun sequence, a single window of DNA contains:
- the LOC116779021 gene encoding low molecular weight phosphotyrosine protein phosphatase-like — MSGQKKKALFICLGNICRSPIAEGVFRKIADDTWEIDSAAIGGWHIGNPPDWRALDTMKKHDVPYNNCARQISTKDFNEYDFIFGMDEENMRDLNRKAPKGSKAKLFLFGDFDPEGDRIIRDPYYDSDSKGFEKCYEQCVRCSHGFLEQLAQGKIK; from the exons atgtCTGGGCAAAAAAAGAAAgcattgtttatttgtttag GAAATATATGCCGATCGCCGATAGCTGAAGGTGTGTTTCGTAAAATTGCCGACGATACATGGGAAATAGACAGTGCAGCCATTGGCGGCTGGCACATCGGTAATCCGCCGGACTGGAGGGCTTTAGATACTATGAAGAAACATGATGTACCATATAATAATTGTGCCAGGCAG ATATCTACGAAAGACTTCAATGAATATGACTTTATATTTGGTATGGACGAAGAGAACATGAGAGATCTAAACAGGAAGGCTCCTAAAGGATCGAAGGCAAAGCTGTTTCTGTTCGGAGATTTTGATCCCGAAGGAGACAGAATTATACGAGACCCGTATTAT GACAGCGACTCTAAAGGGTTTGAGAAGTGTTACGAGCAATGCGTCCGCTGCTCCCATGGTTTCTTAGAGCAGTTGGCTCaagggaaaataaaataa
- the LOC116778801 gene encoding acireductone dioxygenase, translated as MVKAWYMDNDLSDQRLEHHRNPPEFVSLDDLYKKTGVEYFNININTFTTDGVLDKIKKDRGYTYEDEIVCSKECLPNYEEKIKSFFEEHLHTDEEIRLVLDGSGYFDVRDGSDHWIRIAVSAGDMIVIPSGIYHRFTLDTNNFIRAKRFFIGEPVWLPYNRPADEMPCRKDYLHKLEKGFVDVY; from the exons ATGGTCAAAGCTTGGTACATGGATAATGACCTCAGCGATCAGCGTTTGGAGCATCATCGCAATCCACCGGAATTTGTATCGCTGGAtgatttgtacaaaaaaaccggtgttgaatatttcaat ataaacattaatacatttacaacGGATGGTGTtttggataaaataaaaaaagacagGGGATACACCTATGAAGATGAAATAGTTTGCTCAAAAGAATGCCTTCcaaattatgaagaaaaaattaagtcgTTTTTCGAGGAACATCTCCACACAGACGAAGAGATAAG gtTGGTCCTGGACGGATCAGGCTACTTTGATGTTAGAGATGGAAGCGACCATTGGATTCGTATAGCTGTTTCAGCTGGAGATATGATAGTTATCCCTAGTGGCATTTATCATCGATTCACCCTTGACACTAAT AATTTCATCCGAGCCAAACGTTTCTTCATTGGTGAGCCGGTGTGGTTGCCATACAATCGACCAGCAGACGAGATGCCCTGCAGGAAAGATTACCTTCACAAACTAGAGAAAGGATTTGTTgatgtatattga
- the LOC116778873 gene encoding uncharacterized protein LOC116778873, with amino-acid sequence MTLHWWMHWFWVTTLLLILACTVMNEAAPQTELHHVTDYQHERQKERQPRAMYFTKNAELATTKSNNNETDTKAEVNGTSTNTTEIKWTPVNTDNITIIPLPENTTANVTDYGNTTEIQNTTFTTKKTNFTIADFVKEDFTLEGSAESRIVTEKPLSLETIFLQTRIPPNVESSRRIIDSGGGGMDTGAIAGISFAALVLAALAGSTAFVLYRRRYLNKPQTLNDKCSNPDSSGYLDDSTIRDNSEEMYSLDNDSFLNSLEAMTIQNYWTDTVKHTKL; translated from the exons ATGACGCTTCACTGGTGGATGCACTGGTTCTGGGTGACAACGCTGCTATTAATTCTAG CGTGTACCGTGATGAACGAGGCAGCTCCCCAGACAGAGTTGCACCATGTGACGGACTACCAACACGAACGTCAGAAGGAAAGACAGCCGAGGGCCATGTACTTCACAAAGAACGCGGAACTCGCTACCACAAAGAGCAACAACAATGAAACAGATACCAAAGCCGAAGTGAACGGAACTTCTACCAAcacaacagaaataaaatggaCTCCAGTCAATACTGACAACATAACCATCATCCCGCTACCAGAGAACACAACAGCAAATGTCACGGATTACGGGAACACGACGGAGATCCAAAACACTACGTTCACGACAAAGAAAACTAATTTCACGATAGCCGATTTCGTGAAGGAGGACTTTACTTTGGAGGGTTCGGCCGAAAGCAGAATAGTTACAGAAAAACCGTTGTCTTTGGAGACTATATTTTTGCAGACACGGATCCCACCAAACGTAGAATCTTCTAGGAGGATTATAGATTCTGGTGGCGGAGGTATGGACACGGGGGCGATAGCTGGTATCTCATTCGCGGCGTTAGTCCTGGCTGCGCTGGCTGGCAGCACGGCGTTCGTTCTTTATCGAAGAAGATATCTCAATAAGCCGCAGACTTTGAATGACAAATGCTCAAATCCTGACTCCAGTGGATATCTCGATGACAGCACTATCAGG GACAACTCGGAGGAGATGTACAGTTTGGACAACGATTCGTTCCTCAACTCCCTAGAAGCCATGACCATCCAGAACTACTGGACTGACACGGTGAAGCACACCAAGCTTTAA